The sequence GTACCATCACATAATTAATACAAAACAGTTCTGCAACAAAGGTTTGACAGCTTGATCATTtgataataaaattaaaaagaaaaaaatgagccAGATTtgaccatttcttttaaattaaagctgttgTAGTAACCAgtgtgtaaaaaaataaaacaaaacagtcttAACAACAATTAACTGTGGACTACGacaaaattaaaatacagtaagtttttttttttccccaaattaaaaCTTGTAGTGCATAAGACACTGATTGAGGTTTTGGCTAAAGCAAATGAAGATGCCCACTTTAAAGACAGATAATTTAGTTCAAGTAAAAAAGATTCACATATCTATAAACTACAGACTCAAACAGTGTTGAAATCTGAAGAACAAATGGTTCAACGTTAACTATTATCTAATGATTACATTGTTATGGTTAACACTACATAAATTAAGTGGATGTTAATCGAATATCCATCCATATGATGTAGTATTTATAGAAAAACAATGTTAACAAAATGTAAAAGTACTCCCTGAACCATTATGATAAAGTGTCTCACTTCGATGATAAACGTCCCACATGCCCTACAATGTTAcatgtgaaataaaataaaaacaaacaagatataccatatatatttttatagttaGTCCTACTTTTTAAGTTCTCTTAACACTTTAAAACATATGATTGTCTTGCTGCATctgcaaaaaaatattttgccaaaagaaaaaaaaggaggtGTCCATTACTAAATAAAGGAAACAAAGGCACAATGATGTCAAATTCATATAAAGAACAGAAACATCTTGGAGTTTCACAGAGTATCCACTAGGTGTCACCAAAGTGTCAACTATTCCTTGGGAATTTACAATGAACATTTTTACAGTAAGAGAAACAATTGCTGTTCTTGAATCGCCAGCACTATTTATCCATTTCTTTACTAGCATAAATCCTGACTTTTCCCCACCATGTGGTTATGACTAAAACTTGTCAGTTATTCAAACCTTCTTCATACTTTTATTGCACACCCATTTCTTTGGTATCTTTGAACGTGCTTCTTTCGATAAATATTTCTGAAAGAATAACAATGACAGTTACAGTAAAGTACAAAATTTTCTTTTGCTACATTTTTTTCCTACTCTTAATCAAGTAAATCAGCAGTGTACAGAATTTGGTAATTAGCTGTtggaccatttttttaaaataatataattagaaaaaaatttaaattaccAAAACTGGAGTTATTAAGCGATTCATCTACAACATGACCAATATATTCTAATTCTCTGCTTCCTTGGAAATACAGACAAGAAATTCTACTTCTCTTTGCCTTACTGAGCCTTTAAATAAACACACTAGTGGAGGAAGCTTTCATGTCTTCATAAGATTGGACAATTTGAAATTGTCCATCCTAAAAAATGTCTCTTTGGACCTCAGCTGAAAGATCTGATTTCAGTTAGACCAATGTACCTGCATCTATATTTCTAATTTAGACATTCAGTGACCGATTAGGTGGGTGTTCCTTATAAAAATGAGATATACTCACTACCCACATTTCAAAATTTAAGCAGATAACAGCTCATTATATTTGTTGCACATCTCAAACCATATATGCTTTCACATGTTTAGGAACTAGCTTCTCCAATGTAGGCAGTTTAATTTCCACTAATATGTaacctccttccttccttccctcccagtcCTTGTATAAATTATCCTCATTTCTATTCTAGTGAGAATGTACACAATTCTAAAAACTTATTCATAATATTAGAACATCCTAAAACTTTATTCTTTTACAACTACTCactaggaaaaataaaattcCATTTCTTCTTCTATATTAGTATTTCCACTTTACATCAATCTTCCATCAGCTGTTATAGTCACTTCCTCTGctcttgctttcttttcaacTTGCTCTTTACTTTCTCCAGTAAGACTACTTTAAAATCTTCCACAATTTCACAGAACCTCAAAGGTTTTACATCCCTTCCACCTATAACTGTTTTCTCACAAATTACACAGtaaatatttgaaaacagaaaGGTAGTGCAAATCTATTTAGTCTCAAACATAATGCTCCAATCTGTTTTTGATCATACATGGCTAAgctgttttattaatttttaaaatgatcaatTTGCACTTCCTTACTTTTAAAGCTATCATTAATATTAAAGCAAATAATAAAAAGTGGTCAAAAAATTCTTATTTGTTAGCATCCTAGATAACAGATTTAGAGCTTACACAAAGGTAACCTGGAAAGCCCTTGAAGGCACAATAGGGGGTTGCAAGTTGATGTACAAACATGCAGAATTCCTTACTTATGGGTGCAAGACACTAAGTGCCCTGATTTATGGGTCTAAATGTATAGAAAAGTACAGGTAACCCTCGCTTCACAAACCAGTCTTCTGAATAAAGAAAACTACTCTTTGCTGCTGTTCTGTACGGTTAGGTTTGGCATGCTCCAGGGCATTTTTCCTGAGTGTTCTTTGGCCCCACTTTAACCTGGTTTCCACACTCCATCAAGGGCTTCTTCAAGTTTGTCTTTGTAGGCTGCGTAACGCCTCTTTAAGATCTGTAGTTGCTCATCTTCCTCTTTGTCCAGTATACGCAAGAAGTTCTGCAGTTCAGGAAGGCTAAAGGCTtcccactgggggaaaaaaaatgggaaagcctGATGTAGTGAACAGGAAATACACAAGTTACTcatattgtatttttaaagggacactgtcaactcaGAATCTATTCTGCATCAAGAAAAGAGCAAAAAATAGTTTCATACTAGGCTGGAAGTCCTCCTGCTAATTTCTGTggtttttgcaaacattttttctttttgaaacgtttctcttctctcttctgtGAGAAACAATGGGGCATCTAACTACACATGAAGTGTTTGCAAATCCACAAAATAAAcacaatgggggaaaaaaacagaaaaacatttcTCTACACTCTTTTACAGCATTACCTGTAACAATTAGTACATTAATACAATACATTTCCAGACACAAGACTGAGTTTTAATTTGATGGTAGCCACTTAATCCTAACAAAGTCAATGAATGAAAATTGGAACTAAGTAATTTCATCTACATCCTAATAATAGTGTTACTATTTGGCAGGGGTAATCAATAGgcagaccatgggccaaatccagatcGCTGGAGACTTCTGAATTAATCCcggaatctttttatttacttattattgttttttttttaattatgttttctGGAGTCTGGACCCAGACTACACCCTGCCCAAGAAACGTGGACcttgagaaaaaaataattgactactccTACTATATGGTGTACAAAAGCCAAGTTAGCACAATTTCCACAGTTAAGGAAATATAAAGTTAAGTTTCCTACAGAAACATCAACTTGGCCACATTACACGGATGTATAAACTTCGATCCCTGTTTTTCTTGTAGCATACCATTTTGACAAATGGTAATATATTATAAACTATACAGAATGTGCAGAGTAGCAGTTAATGTTGCTGTATTTACATTAAATTTCACGGTTATTGACTATTTTAATTTACAACTTGCAACTTTAAAAATGTTGCACTGACATAGTTTTTGCACTTCATtttcatctctttttttaaatggtctgaTACTTAATAATATTTGTATTGACATGGTCCCAAGTAGGCTTTGAACTTCACACCTGACTAAGGTAAAAGGATTGGGAGGGAAGAATTCCAACCTTTGCTGTTGCTGGAGCTGTCTGGTTAACAAGGCAGCAGCACATTGGTTTGCACTGTGGTGATTTCAGCTtgacaatggaaaaaaaaaagaaccatagGGCCCAGTCCTCTGTAACTACACTCATTTGTGCAGCTCCACTAACTTCACTGGGTCTATTCATGTGATGAGAGATACACTCAACCCTAATCATTTCCAAGTATTGATTCCCAGTGGGATCTGCtttgggggtgagggtggaggagatTTTGTTCCAGTGAAATATTTACAAATCACTGTAATGCAAACTATTCCAGTAGCAGCTTAAGAGCACCAGCCAACCCCCTGGCCAGGTTAGGCAGGGAAAATGTACATTGTGATGtcacaaagggggggggggggaaggagttgatTAAATGCTGCTAAAAATGTGAGATATCCAAATATGCTCACAAGTGATTTTTAGTGATTTACACACTAACTTCAGTACTCAGTCATCATAATTATATACTTTTATTATCCAATCAGTTATTTTAAAACTTGGTTGGTTCGGGATGTACTTTGAGTACTATTTAATTTCAAATTTCAGTAACTTTTTAGTATTGGGGGAGCGggagtgtgtgttttaaaaatgggaagtttTTCTCACCATTGTGGAACTCAAAACATTAAGAGATGTTGCTTAACCTTCCCCCATGTTCCCTCCAAAAGTATGTATTCAGCTTTGAACAGAGCCCAAGAATGGAAAAATTCAGCGCAAGGGGAATTGTTCAGAAAGGTGTACCCCATGTGAAAGgggggagctggggtgtgtgtgtgttaaaattaACACCTGTTTCTAGCTGCACAGCAGAACTCACTGCTTTAATATTCCATGTGTGAAATAACCTGCATAGCGACTTTTGGTCAGTATTTCACAATTTTGTGTATAGTTACATAGACACTCAAATGAATCATCATGCAAAGACACTTGGGAGACAGAGAATGAGTGTATTTAACATATCAGTGAAGCTAAACCAAAAAAACACTGATGTAACTTACCATAACCTCTCCAGTTTCATGTTCACGCAGAACAAAACTGAGTGTTTCTGTGCTGGGGCCTGCCACCAAACGCATATAGAGGGGATGTTCTCTGTCTGAGAGCTTGCATGTATAAACTGCAAAAGGAGAATGTTACAATTATTATTCACTTTTACAAATAAAAGATTTCAACTATTAATAGAAAGCGTGCTAGGGAGCAAaatctttaaaaagcaaacaatccAATCTCTACCCCAAAACATACACTTGTTGCTACAAAACCTTTGCGCTGCTGGGGATATTTTTGTACAAACAGCCGTTGCTGGGAAGGCTGAGCAGAATGTGTTGTGCATAATAGAGTGCAATAACTGAGACTCCAAACTGAATGAGCTGGCTCTTAGCCAACgttcatatttattttaatgcatagtcaaaagaaacaagaaaacagcaaaaaaacagcagcataatAGCACATAACAAGAACTGAAACAAAAGTTTTAAACCTGGGAAATTAGCTGGTAATTTGCTGACTTCCTTCCACATCACTATTCTATGTATGGTGTCCAAGGGCACAATGTGGCTACAGgtatttcccacccccacccattcAGTGACAGGAGGAGAAACACAGGGCTTCAATCTTGTGGAGGGAAGCAAAGGCCTTCCCTCCACTTCCATGTCTGTATGACATGGGGGCCCTATTTACAAGCGGTAGAATTGGAGCATCTGGCATTTTGTATTTTAGGTCCCGTCCTTGCTGGGGCAAGCCACTGCCATTAGAACTTCTAAAGAAAAGGCTTCAGTGAAggttccacacacaccccttgagACATGCACACTGTCTACAAGACAACACTGCCTGTTTAGATAGAATGCCTGCTGGCCAGAAGTGTCATATTTCAGCTGGCTGCTGTCATTGTCAGTTCAAGCAGCTGGATTCCAAGTGTGAGAGCAAGAAGCTGACAAAATGAAAATGCTCCTTGAgtatctattttttatttttatttggcacTTCCTGATGTACATGCACTCTTAGCTTTTAACAGCATTTAGTGCAAGGAGAGATTCCTCTGCGTACAGATTAACTAAcccaggagaaagaaaaggagtacttgtggcaccttagagactaaccaatttatttgagcataagctttcgtgagctacagctcacttcataaattggttagtctctaaggtgccacaagtactccttttctttttgcgaatacagactaacacggctgttactctgaacccagGAGAGAATCACATCAAGCACAttaacagattaaaaaaacacCTGTTACATTCTAGGGGAATGTTACCTTTGAAACTCTACTGCTACCTGTTTTCCAATATCACTAAGCATAAGTCAAAAAACATAAGAAATTAATATTTTCTATCTTGACATTGAGCCACATTGTAGACTGTAGGTGACAGTATATAGATGCCTATTCATTTTTGGAGCATTAGCTATTCAGctaaaacagtattttaaaagaataagttCATATAACTATCCAATTCTTCCGCTTGCTTCCTCCAATTCATTAAACATTATCTCAGTCTTGTCATAAATCTCAGCCAGCTACCAAGTACATCTCATCCAAGTCCCAATTTCTAGAAGATATTGAGTCAATCCATTCCACTCCACCACCGGGATCCATCATGATGGAAATCTACAACTGCCCGTACATTGCAGCCACCATTAACTCATGTCTCTACTACCCACCTTAGCAACCTCACGTTCGCAATGAAAAGCATCTTTGAGGAGATTAGTGGTCACCCAAAATCACTCTCTGGATCCTCCTAGATAGGAATGAAACCACCTCAGAGTGGTTCCCGACTCCCTTCTATGAGACAAACTGCAAAGTCCTACTCCCACACATCACCTACCCAAGAGACTTACACTCCCACCATATTATCATCCATTCCAGCAAATCCTCATTCCCCATAAGTATAATTATAAAACAACAAATACCGTTCCCTTTATATATTCTTATCCCCTTATGTCCTTATTCCCAAAACATCTTACCATCCATTGCCTAAACCAAGATGGCTCTACAAAGGAACAAACTCCAGGGCCTCACTCATCAGATAATAATGCTTTCTCATCTTACTCTCCAAATACCTGAAAAATAGCCAATCTGATCACAAGGCACTCCTGCTCCCACAACCAGAAAAGacatcccccacacacacactatctctCACAGAGTACAAAATAAGAACCTGTAACCTGCATTTATAAAATGAGATCATTACCATCACCTCTGCCGTATCTGCTCCCTCCCATCCTGCTTATCTCAGACATAGCTATAGTACACACCTCCCAACCCTTTCCCCATTCCAACATCAAAAGACAACAAATCTAAATTATACCTTGATCTTCCTTGTGACAGCGTTTATAAAGTGCAAACTTGGCAGGGTTGTCAAACACTACAAATTTTTTGAGCAAGGCCTCAATAACTTCACGAACAGTGTTAATGCTGCTTATATGAAGCTTATTCACATAGCCTGGGGGCAAGTAAAATGAAGTCTCGTTGTTATTGTGAGCATGCTCTCCTGGATTCACAGCAGTCTGTATAGTAATAGGTCTGCATAGTTCCATCTGAACTTTGATGAAGCCAGTGTAAGTCCCATTTGAGTTCTGCAGCAGGAAGACAAGCAcaacattttataaaattaataaatagtgACCTATTTATTATGACAGCATCAATAGCAATAAAATACAGATTGCAGTGCACTCTTTAAAATGTGCTGTCATAATACATGAGGCAAATAATTTTTATAAGAGCCAGACACATTCCCTTATTCCTCCATGCCACAAAATTCACTTTAGTTTTTGGAATTACAGTTGAATTCTAAGAGATCTAGATAGGCATCAAGCAAATAATCGTATGAAAGCTAATGGTAAATTTTCAGTTTTGGTAGAAAAATTAAGCAGCTGCATCACCAGGCTACCAACTAATGGTGGAAATGGGGAAACACTGCCAAGAGAGAACTGGTATTCCCAACAAGCTGCCAGAGCTCTGCTTTAGCAGGTTACAAAGTGGAGATCCCACTACTGTATAAAAACAATTAATCCATGTTTTGAGCTCACACTGTGGTTagttggggaaaaaattgagaTAAGTTTGCAAgatactggtttgttattttatattataaatttaTTATTCATATTAGTCAGGAAGCATGTGAGATCTTGTAATTCAAACTGTGACTTCACAAATTAACCTTTACAGTTCATAACTCAGATGTTAGAAAATttataaaaaattttaaaaataaaaacttgttCAATGGTTTCATTAACTTTtaaatataaactttttttttaaaaagcacaaaggAAAAAACTTAACAGTTTTGAGAAAAAATGCCACTGAAAGACTTTGTATGAAAGGAGAATAAAACCAAAGCATCTCCTTTTTACCTATCCCTCTTCCACCTATTTGACTTGTTCTATGGTATACTTCCATAAGAAACAAAATCTAAACTAGAGAGAATAAATCTTGAGATTATCAAACTAGTATAGTCATGAACTCCCCCCCAAACATAttcacacactttttaaaatttaaaataggcAGAGTTGGTAGCAATACCTAATATTAAGGTTACCCAACATTTCCCAttacaagaccctgttttcagtagcTTATAACTTGCCGAACCCACTGGGAAAGCACATCCATCTATctgttctcccttcccccctgctccgcATGCTGGTCCTCAGAGGATGACATCCTACTACTGCTAGCAGTTACTCCATTATCTCAAGTAGCAGGGGTGGGTGCGTGGGTGTGTGTATCTAAACGTTCCAACCATGCTAATGACCCATGTCAAC is a genomic window of Lepidochelys kempii isolate rLepKem1 chromosome 1, rLepKem1.hap2, whole genome shotgun sequence containing:
- the RASSF3 gene encoding ras association domain-containing protein 3 isoform X2 produces the protein MNCRYTCHSHCRDLVHLDCQQNGKLMEYVSIYDELDQTNNGQDVQKERETHTYLSKEEIKEKIQNYNSSVTDKLKMTLNSNGTYTGFIKVQMELCRPITIQTAVNPGEHAHNNNETSFYLPPGYVNKLHISSINTVREVIEALLKKFVVFDNPAKFALYKRCHKEDQVYTCKLSDREHPLYMRLVAGPSTETLSFVLREHETGEVMWEAFSLPELQNFLRILDKEEDEQLQILKRRYAAYKDKLEEALDGVWKPG
- the RASSF3 gene encoding ras association domain-containing protein 3 isoform X3, with translation MSSGYSSLEEEESEEFFTARTSFFGRPPAKARPDLQDVQKERETHTYLSKEEIKEKIQNYNSSVTDKLKMTLNSNGTYTGFIKVQMELCRPITIQTAVNPGEHAHNNNETSFYLPPGYVNKLHISSINTVREVIEALLKKFVVFDNPAKFALYKRCHKEDQVYTCKLSDREHPLYMRLVAGPSTETLSFVLREHETGEVMWEAFSLPELQNFLRILDKEEDEQLQILKRRYAAYKDKLEEALDGVWKPG